The following is a genomic window from Pseudoalteromonas arctica A 37-1-2.
ACTTTATTTGACGAAGGTCCTATTTATGTTGGCGCTGTGGATGCAGAGTTACCCGAGTTAACTGACCGACCTCTTGAGTTTCAAACTCGAAATAATCAATTGGCAGCACATGCACTTGAGCAATTAAGAGAGCCCGTTACTGAGCTTAAAAAACAATATGGTGCACAGCGAATTGCAGTTATTGTTGGTACAAGTACATCAGGTATTGCTCAAGGTGAACAAGCAATGAAAACTCAACAGCGGGATGGTCTTTTTCCGAATGAGTATCATTACCAGCAACAAGAGATGGACAACCTAGCGCAATTTATTCAAAGTGAGCTGGGTTTAGAAGGCGTTGCTTTTACATTATCTACAGCATGTTCATCAAGCTCTAAAGCATTTGCGACAGCGCAAGAAATGATAGCTTGTGAATTAGCCGATGCTGCAATTGTAGGTGGTGTAGATAGCCTGTGTGGGATGACGGTAAATGGTTTTCATGCCTTAGCATCAACATCTGCAGGTATATCAAACCCATCAAGCAAAAATCGTGATGGAATAAACATAGGTGAAGCCGCTGCTTTATGTATTGTACAAAAGCAGGGAAAAGTTAAATTATTAGGCGTTGGTGAATCCAGTGATGCGCATCATATGTCGGCACCTCATCCACAAGGTGAAGGAGCTGCAATGGCAATGCAAAGTGCGTTAGCTGCCGCCAATATTAATATAAATGAAGTCGACTATGTAAATTTGCATGGTACTGCAACGCCTAAAAATGATGAAATGGAAGCCATTGCTGTAATGAATGTTTTTGGCATTAAAACACCATGTAGCTCATCTAAAGGTATGATTGGCCATACATTAGGTGCCGCTGGCGCGACTGAAGTAGGTTTATGTTGGTTATTACTAGGGGGCAATGATTATGCTCCTCATGTATGGGATGGTGAACAAGATACCAATTTACCCAAAATAAACCTTGTTTCAGTTGGTGCTAAACACCCTTCTACAATAACTACCTGTTTATCAAACTCATTTGCATTTGGCGGTAATAACGTCAGTGTATTAATCGGACTATAAGCTATGAATCACCCTCATCACCCAATCGAAAGTGTATTACCTCACACTGCACCAATGATTTTAATCGATAGCCTAGAAAGTTATGACGAAATTAGAGGATGCTGCCTTGTTACAATTACTCCTCAAAGTAATTTTTATGACCCTGAGTTAAAGCAGGTACCAAGCCATGTTGGAATTGAATATATGGCACAAACTATTGCTGCTTATGCTAACGCAAACCAAGTAGATAGTGGTGCTAAAGTAGAAGTTGGATTTTTAGTAAGCAGCCGTAAGTATAAAATGCATTGCACTGGTTTTTCTCTCAATAGCACTTTAACCATTGAAGTTGAAAAATTATATAGTGAAGAAAGTGGTTTAAGTGCATTTGAGTGCAAAATTAAAGAAGGCGACGCGCTATTAGTGGATGCCAAAATTAATGTATTTCAACCAGAAAACCCTAGCCAATTTTTAGCGGAGCAAATTTAATGTCAAGACGTGTACTAGTAACCGGTTCGAGTAAAGGTATTGGTAAAGCCATTGCTTTAAAGCTTGCTAAAGATGGCTTTGATATTAGTTTGCATTGTCGCTCAGGAATAGAAGCGGCACAACAGGTTAAATCTGAAATTATTGCTCTAGGTGTCAATGTTGATATTTTGCAATTTGATGTTGCAGATAGAGAATCAGCTAAAACAATTTTAGATGGTTATGTAGAGCAACATGGTGCATTTTATGGCGTGGTATGCAATGCCGGGATTACAGCTGACACTGCATTTCCTGCAATGACAGATGAAGAGTGGGATAGCGTAATACACACAAACCTAGATGGCTTTTATAATGTGTTGCATCCTTTAGTTATGCCAATGGTAAGTAATCGTAAAGGTGGGCGTATTGTCGCTATGTCATCGGTCTCTGGCGTTGCTGGTAACCGTGGGCAAGTTAATTATAGCGCATCAAAGGCAGGTATTATTGGAGCTTCGAAAGCTCTTGCTGTCGAGCTTGCAAAGCGAAAAATAACAGTGAATTGTGTGGCACCTGGTCTTATTGATACTGGTATGACTGATGATTTACCAATAGCCGAAATGAAAAAAATGATTCCCGCTAACCGTATGGGAAATGTAGATGAAGTGGCTGCAACAGTCGCTTTTTTAATGTCTGATGGCGCAAGTTATATTACCCGTCAGGTAATTCAAGTTAATGGTGGAATGGCGTAATGAAACGTGTAGTAGTAACGGGAATGGCGTCTATCACTGCGCTAGGTGATGATTGGAATGTATTCAAAGCGGCTTTAATAAAAGGTGAAAATGCAGTAAAACGTATGCCTAGCTGGGATTATATTGATGGCTTAAATACCAATTTAGCAGCCCCCGTTGAAGGTTTTAGTCGCCCAGCAAACTATACGCGAAAGATGGTTCGTTCTATGGGACGTGTTTCTCTTATGTCTACAGTTGCAACTGAGCGAGCCTTAGAGCAAGCACAATTGTTGGATCACCCAGCTTTAACTGATGGTTCTACCGGTGTGTCATACGGCTCATCAATAGGTTCAACAGAGCCTTTAGTCTCTTTTGGTCGCATGATGGAAAGTGGTTCTATGAATGGCGTAACCGCGACGAGTTATATTCAAATGATGGCTCATACTGCACCGGTTAACGTTGGCGTATTTTTTGGTTTAAAAGGTCGTGTGATCACAACAAGTTCAGCGTGTACTTCGGGTTCACAAGGAATTGGTTATGCATACGAAGCGATAAAATTCGGTCGCCAAAAATTGATGGTCGCAGGTGGTGCTGAAGAACTATGTGTTACAGAAGCAGCTGTTTTTGATACTTTGTATGCAACGAGTACAAAAAATGAAACGCCTAAAAATACACCAAGACCGTTTGACAAAAACCGTGATGGCTTAGTTATCGGTGAGGGCGCAGGTACACTCATTTTAGAAGAGTATGAACACGCTAAAGCACGTGGTGCAACCATATTAGCTGAAGTTGTTGGTTTTGGTTGTAACTCTGATGGGCAACATGTAACACAACCAACTTCTGAAACAATGCAAGTTGCAATCGAAATGGCACTACAAGATGCTAATATCTCAGCGGATCAAATTGGTTATATTAATGCACATGGTACATCAACCGATAGAGGTGACATTGCAGAATCTCATGCAACATTTAATGCATTAGGTGCTAAGCCTATTAGTTCACTAAAAAGTTATCTAGGGCACACTCTTGGTGCGTGTGGTGCAATAGAAGCATGGGCAAGTATAAACATGATGAATGATGACTGGTTTGCACCCACTATTAATTTAACAACAATAGACAGTGAATGTGCACCTCTTGATTACATTACTGAGAAAGGTCGAGAGATCCATACAAATTTTGTAATGAGTAACAACTTTGCTTTTGGTGGTATTAATACATCTCTTATTTTTAAACGGTTTCAAGGTGAGTAAAGTTAAGTGGTTATACTTATTATTAATTTTATTTAGTACGTTTTCGTTTAGTGCATCAAAGCTTGAAGTAGGTGGCGGTATCTTTATGGCTGACATCCCACATTACCTAGGTTCTGATCAAAGTGAACAGTATGCACTCCCCGTACCTTATATCCGTTATCAAAGTGATGATTTAGATATCGACCGCAATAGCTTTACAGGCTACTTGTGGCAGCATGGGAACCTGCATTTAGACATTTCTGCCGGTGTAAGTATTGCTA
Proteins encoded in this region:
- a CDS encoding 3-ketoacyl-ACP reductase FabG2, whose product is MSRRVLVTGSSKGIGKAIALKLAKDGFDISLHCRSGIEAAQQVKSEIIALGVNVDILQFDVADRESAKTILDGYVEQHGAFYGVVCNAGITADTAFPAMTDEEWDSVIHTNLDGFYNVLHPLVMPMVSNRKGGRIVAMSSVSGVAGNRGQVNYSASKAGIIGASKALAVELAKRKITVNCVAPGLIDTGMTDDLPIAEMKKMIPANRMGNVDEVAATVAFLMSDGASYITRQVIQVNGGMA
- a CDS encoding hotdog family protein, which gives rise to MNHPHHPIESVLPHTAPMILIDSLESYDEIRGCCLVTITPQSNFYDPELKQVPSHVGIEYMAQTIAAYANANQVDSGAKVEVGFLVSSRKYKMHCTGFSLNSTLTIEVEKLYSEESGLSAFECKIKEGDALLVDAKINVFQPENPSQFLAEQI
- a CDS encoding beta-ketoacyl-[acyl-carrier-protein] synthase family protein, whose amino-acid sequence is MQQPLFISHYAMINALGCDNQSIKRNLLAGSQEGIVINNTLFDEGPIYVGAVDAELPELTDRPLEFQTRNNQLAAHALEQLREPVTELKKQYGAQRIAVIVGTSTSGIAQGEQAMKTQQRDGLFPNEYHYQQQEMDNLAQFIQSELGLEGVAFTLSTACSSSSKAFATAQEMIACELADAAIVGGVDSLCGMTVNGFHALASTSAGISNPSSKNRDGINIGEAAALCIVQKQGKVKLLGVGESSDAHHMSAPHPQGEGAAMAMQSALAAANININEVDYVNLHGTATPKNDEMEAIAVMNVFGIKTPCSSSKGMIGHTLGAAGATEVGLCWLLLGGNDYAPHVWDGEQDTNLPKINLVSVGAKHPSTITTCLSNSFAFGGNNVSVLIGL
- a CDS encoding beta-ketoacyl-ACP synthase — translated: MKRVVVTGMASITALGDDWNVFKAALIKGENAVKRMPSWDYIDGLNTNLAAPVEGFSRPANYTRKMVRSMGRVSLMSTVATERALEQAQLLDHPALTDGSTGVSYGSSIGSTEPLVSFGRMMESGSMNGVTATSYIQMMAHTAPVNVGVFFGLKGRVITTSSACTSGSQGIGYAYEAIKFGRQKLMVAGGAEELCVTEAAVFDTLYATSTKNETPKNTPRPFDKNRDGLVIGEGAGTLILEEYEHAKARGATILAEVVGFGCNSDGQHVTQPTSETMQVAIEMALQDANISADQIGYINAHGTSTDRGDIAESHATFNALGAKPISSLKSYLGHTLGACGAIEAWASINMMNDDWFAPTINLTTIDSECAPLDYITEKGREIHTNFVMSNNFAFGGINTSLIFKRFQGE